Part of the Bacteroidales bacterium genome, TCTGCCCGGGAACTCTTTTCCCCTTTTGCCCTGATCGGACATACCGCCGCAGACATGCTCAGCTTTGTAAATCAGATCGTGCAATCCGATTCCGGTGTCAGAACAAAACACCTTATCATTTCAGGAGGAATAAGAAATTTCCTTGACGGATACTACCTTGTGAAAAATTCTCTTTTGCCTGCAGTGTATGGTCAGGCTTCAGCCATGCT contains:
- a CDS encoding isopentenyl-diphosphate delta-isomerase, translating into SARELFSPFALIGHTAADMLSFVNQIVQSDSGVRTKHLIISGGIRNFLDGYYLVKNSLLPAVYGQASAMLQFARVGYEPLHDFITSQVKGLALAEAYLRPRPLPSRNK